In Debaryomyces hansenii CBS767 chromosome A complete sequence, a genomic segment contains:
- a CDS encoding DEHA2D16346p (similar to uniprot|P15179 Saccharomyces cerevisiae YPL104W MSD1 Mitochondrial aspartyl-tRNA synthetase required for acylation of aspartyl-tRNA), which yields MLGVGKKVGSCRILSTGPILLKRTLSASRRTHNISSLPNKEKTLSKFSFPVATCTIRDINRDINEMLKKGSVNVTLNGHIHKKPRIMATRSFAELRDSNGDITQILMSPEHTPTKLFNLLKETTTEDSVSVSGAVQLKQAKAGEENKKWELVVQNYQILNHSNLDAARLDKLKHSSPKDLPPQFRYLQLRTPFYQNALRTRSKVANLIRNIFVEKHDFVEIETPLLFKSTPEGAREFLVPTRSHDRFYALPQSPQQYKQILMSSGFTRYFQIAKCFRDEDLRADRQPEFTQIDLEMSYINNSDQVGLVVEDLIHNIWNKIAMLPTYKVNSDDVLEKIDFEDRNTLAFSKLNYIEALSNYGIDKPDLRSSLKFKNITTFFSPIKNKDNFPVLEVCILRGALDSSKSKVPSVLTDANNYSKRKPIIFGIKSEEDAQKWYQKFVDKNVIQKTAAFDETELHKYLGLKAGDILAISTRSELPYENPTPLGKFRQLAIAEYPNKWKRKIFDRTTGDVFENYNTEEIFVGSWVVDFPLFNPVEISESNNAEFPEYDFTKFESTHHPFTMAKLEDYDLLASDPLKVRGEHYDLVINGVEVGGGSRRIHDPQLQKYIFEKILKIRNYHELFGHLLHALSMGCPPHAGLALGFDRLCTMLIGSTSIRDVIAFPKNQSGIDTVVDSPSHVNDKTLNEYHITTIVNEDVNRNTPM from the coding sequence ATGCTTGGGGTTGGTAAGAAAGTGGGAAGTTGTAGGATTCTTTCTACAGGTCCTATATTGTTGAAACGAACATTATCTGCTTCTCGTAGAACCCATAATATAAGTTCATTGccaaataaagaaaagacGCTATCGAAGTTCAGCTTTCCTGTTGCAACGTGTACTATAAGAGACATTAATCGagatataaatgaaatgtTGAAAAAAGGGTCTGTCAATGTTACTTTGAATGGCCACATTCACAAAAAACCCAGAATCATGGCTACAAGAAGTTTTGCTGAACTCCGAGATTCCAACGGGGACATAACTCAGATCTTGATGTCACCAGAACATACTCCaaccaaattatttaatttattaaaggAGACCACTACAGAGGATTCTGTTAGTGTGAGTGGGGCTGTTCAGTTGAAACAAGCAAAGGCAGGagaagaaaacaagaaatgGGAACTAGTTGTccaaaattatcaaatattgaatcaTTCGAATTTAGATGCAGCAAGACTCGATAAATTAAAGCACTCTTCACCAAAGGATTTACCACCGCAATTCAGATATTTGCAATTGAGAACTCCTTTCTATCAGAATGCCTTAAGAACTAGAAGCAAAGTTGCAAATTTGATTCGAAATATATTTGTGGAGAAACATGATTTTGTAGAAATTGAAACGCCCcttttattcaaatcaacGCCTGAAGGTGCCAGAGAATTTTTAGTTCCAACTAGGCTGCATGATAGATTCTATGCTTTACCGCAATCTCCGCAACAATACAAACAAATCCTTATGAGTTCCGGGTTCACTCGTTATTTCCAGATTGCAAAATGCTTTAgagatgaagatttgaGAGCTGATAGACAACCTGAATTTACACaaattgatttggaaatgAGTTACATTAATAATAGCGATCAAGTAGGTCTCGTTGTAGAAGACCTTATACATAATATTTGGAACAAAATAGCCATGTTACCTACGTATAAAGTGAATTCTGATGATGTTTTAGAAAAAATCGATTTCGAAGATAGAAATACATTGGCTTTTTCTAAATTGAACTACATAGAAGCTTTAAGCAACTATGGTATTGACAAACCTGATTTAAGGTCAAGCttgaaattcaagaatattaCAACATTTTTTCTGCctataaaaaataaagataacTTTCCAGTTTTAGAGGTATGTATTTTGAGAGGTGCACTTGATTCTTCTAAATCCAAGGTGCCCAGTGTGTTGACAGACGCTAATAATTACTCGAAACGTAAGCCTATAATCTTTGGTATTAAATCCGAAGAAGATGCACAAAAGTGGTATCAAAAATTTGTGGACAAGAATGTTATCCAAAAAACTGCTGCATTTGATGAAACTGAATTACATAAATATCTTGGTTTGAAGGCTGGTGATATTTTAGCCATATCTACAAGGTCTGAATTACCTTATGAAAATCCTACCCCGCTAGGAAAATTCAGACAATTGGCAATTGCAGAGTATCCGAATAAatggaaaagaaaaatatttgacaGGACAACCGGAGatgtttttgaaaactATAATACAGAGGAAATATTTGTTGGCTCATGGGTTGTTGACTTCCCGTTATTTAATCCTGTTGAAATTTCAGAAAGCAATAATGCTGAATTTCCAGAGTATGACTTCACAAAATTCGAATCAACGCACCATCCATTTACCATGGCTAAGCTAGAAGATTACGATTTACTAGCATCAGATCCTCTTAAAGTTAGAGGTGAGCATTATGATTTGGTTATTAATGGAGTCGAGGTTGGTGGTGGTTCAAGAAGAATCCATGATCCACAGttgcaaaaatatatttttgaaaagattttaaaaattcgGAACTACCATGAATTATTTGGCCATTTATTACATGCCTTAAGTATGGGATGTCCTCCTCATGCTGGTTTAGCATTAGGATTTGACAGGTTGTGTACTATGCTAATTGGTAGTACGAGCATTAGAGATGTCATTGCGTTTCCTAAAAACCAATCGGGGATTGATACAGTTGTTGATTCTCCAAGCCATGTTAATGACAAAACTTTGAATGAATACCACATTACTACAATTGTGAATGAAGATGTAAATAGAAACACCCCCATGTAA